Proteins encoded within one genomic window of Candidatus Hepatoplasma crinochetorum Av:
- the dnaX gene encoding DNA polymerase III subunit gamma/tau: protein MTNSLYIKYRPKNFDQICGQKIVKQILINSILQNKINHAYLFYGIRGVGKTTLARVFAKSINCKERSKESYNPCNNCQSCNEINSFSSFDVIEIDAASNNGVDEIRDIKEKANYATTNSFYKIYIIDEIHMLSKSAFNALLKTLEEPPEKTIFLLATTEINKIPETVLSRLIILNLETLSEKEIFTKLTEIAEQEEAKILDDSLKYVAKIANGSLRDAISYLETIFLYSKELNQDKITKILGILPDNLLNLYLKDNQKMLNFIQKSEVDFKNFLLILINYLTDQILEKNLKHQKLLNNLINLSINVKDPYLLKLSLINLFINNEDKDKLSNDYYQEKENNDEKISSLNIDQEEKDEIKEEESLEEELSQEEDKILKVSSLDKKEDLLFEEDLNEASILNEEKEIEDAKTKEIENFIKENNFKNLNTDFEIKKIKITESKNDQKVITDFVNIKHYLTVLFDYNKKKTEKFVDRFNYLSSYINKKNVKKYVSVLLEGKILVSSKDSIIIFGLPNPQQYTNFKIFSLEETFLDFTKELFGENVILLPILSSDWNKLNIIYKKLRSEDKKVAEKIKIDQIVNEEAIAKYKKIFGDKLEIINS from the coding sequence ATGACAAATTCATTATATATTAAGTATAGACCAAAAAACTTTGATCAAATTTGTGGACAAAAAATTGTAAAGCAAATTTTAATAAACTCAATTTTACAAAATAAAATTAACCATGCCTATCTTTTTTATGGGATTAGAGGAGTAGGTAAAACAACACTTGCAAGAGTTTTTGCAAAATCAATAAATTGTAAAGAAAGAAGCAAGGAATCATATAATCCATGTAATAATTGTCAATCTTGTAATGAAATAAATAGTTTTTCTAGCTTTGATGTAATTGAGATTGATGCTGCTTCTAATAATGGAGTAGATGAAATCAGAGATATTAAAGAAAAAGCAAATTATGCAACTACTAATTCTTTTTATAAGATTTATATTATTGATGAAATTCATATGCTTTCCAAATCAGCATTTAATGCTTTACTTAAAACATTGGAAGAACCACCTGAAAAAACAATTTTTTTATTAGCAACTACAGAAATTAATAAAATTCCAGAAACTGTTCTTTCTCGTTTGATTATTTTAAATTTAGAAACTTTAAGTGAAAAGGAAATTTTTACAAAATTAACAGAAATTGCAGAACAGGAAGAAGCAAAAATTTTAGATGACAGTTTGAAATATGTTGCAAAAATTGCAAACGGTTCATTAAGAGATGCAATTTCTTATTTAGAAACAATATTTTTGTATTCAAAAGAATTAAATCAAGATAAAATAACAAAAATATTAGGAATATTACCAGATAATCTTTTAAATTTGTATTTAAAAGATAATCAAAAAATGCTTAATTTTATTCAAAAATCAGAAGTTGATTTTAAGAATTTTTTATTAATTTTAATTAATTATCTTACTGATCAAATTTTGGAAAAAAATTTAAAACATCAAAAATTATTAAATAATTTAATTAATCTTTCAATTAATGTAAAAGATCCTTATTTATTGAAATTATCTTTGATAAATTTATTTATAAATAATGAAGATAAAGATAAATTAAGTAATGATTATTATCAAGAAAAAGAAAATAATGATGAAAAGATTTCTTCTTTAAATATTGATCAAGAAGAAAAAGATGAAATTAAAGAAGAAGAAAGCTTAGAAGAAGAATTATCTCAAGAAGAAGATAAAATATTAAAAGTATCTTCTTTAGATAAAAAAGAAGATCTTCTTTTTGAAGAAGATCTTAATGAAGCATCAATTTTAAACGAAGAAAAAGAAATAGAAGACGCAAAAACAAAAGAAATTGAAAATTTTATTAAAGAAAATAATTTTAAAAATTTAAATACAGATTTTGAAATAAAAAAAATAAAAATTACAGAAAGCAAAAATGATCAAAAAGTAATTACAGATTTTGTTAATATTAAACATTATCTTACTGTTTTATTTGATTATAATAAAAAGAAAACAGAAAAATTTGTTGATCGTTTTAATTATCTTTCTTCTTATATAAATAAAAAAAATGTAAAAAAATATGTTTCTGTATTATTGGAAGGTAAAATTCTTGTTTCATCAAAAGATTCAATTATTATTTTTGGATTACCAAATCCTCAACAATATACTAATTTCAAAATTTTCTCATTGGAAGAAACATTTTTAGATTTTACAAAAGAATTATTCGGAGAAAATGTAATTTTACTTCCAATTCTTTCAAGTGATTGAAATAAACTTAATATAATTTATAAAAAATTACGTTCAGAAGATAAAAAAGTTGCTGAAAAAATTAAAATTGATCAGATTGTAAATGAAGAAGCAATCGCAAAATATAAGAAAATATTCGGAGATAAATTAGAAATTATAAATTCTTAA
- the serS gene encoding serine--tRNA ligase → MFNLKELANNKDFYLKMFERKGYFLAKEFTNFLFYYDDYKKTLIIDENDRNKLNDLSKKIPKNPNLKLEAKKLSSKIKKNSENKRNLFEKVINIVSSFPNIPFDDIPIGKNEKDNKIILEKKVKNHKTNEIFHLDILKQKKLILEEEAIFISGRRHVIYQDKAAQVIFALERLMLDFSIQKSYKMIDSPLIVNEKVLYNTAQLPKFKDDLFELKNKQFLIPTAEVPLTNLVANKIVDQKQLPLKYCSFTNCFRKEVASAGKDTKGIIRLHQFRKVEIVKIGKKVDLENDFKEMIDLIKELLDQFDISYRLVNLCTGDLSFASKKTIDFEIWFPGQKRYREISSLSIIGDFQARRMNARFIDDKTKEKEYLYTYNGSALAIDRLFAAIVENYYQKDQSILIPKVLQKYLPFNKF, encoded by the coding sequence ATGTTTAATTTAAAAGAATTAGCAAATAATAAAGATTTTTATTTAAAAATGTTCGAGCGAAAAGGCTATTTTTTAGCAAAAGAGTTTACCAATTTTTTATTTTATTATGATGATTATAAAAAAACATTAATAATTGATGAAAATGATCGAAATAAATTAAATGATTTATCAAAAAAGATTCCTAAAAATCCTAATTTAAAATTAGAAGCAAAAAAACTTTCAAGCAAAATTAAAAAAAATAGTGAAAACAAAAGAAATTTATTTGAAAAAGTAATAAATATTGTAAGTTCTTTTCCAAATATTCCTTTTGATGATATTCCTATTGGAAAAAATGAAAAAGATAATAAAATTATCTTAGAAAAGAAAGTTAAAAATCATAAAACAAATGAAATATTTCATTTAGATATTTTAAAGCAAAAAAAACTTATTTTGGAAGAAGAAGCAATTTTTATTTCTGGAAGAAGACATGTTATTTATCAAGATAAAGCAGCACAAGTTATTTTTGCACTTGAGAGACTTATGCTTGATTTTAGTATACAAAAATCTTATAAAATGATTGATTCTCCTTTAATTGTAAATGAGAAAGTTCTTTATAATACAGCTCAATTACCAAAATTTAAAGATGATTTATTTGAGCTTAAAAATAAGCAATTTTTAATTCCAACTGCAGAAGTTCCTCTTACAAATTTAGTAGCAAATAAAATTGTTGATCAAAAACAATTACCTTTAAAATATTGTTCATTTACTAATTGTTTTCGTAAAGAAGTTGCTTCTGCTGGAAAAGATACAAAAGGAATTATTCGTTTACATCAATTTCGTAAAGTTGAAATTGTTAAAATTGGAAAAAAAGTAGATCTTGAAAATGATTTCAAAGAAATGATTGATCTAATAAAAGAATTATTAGATCAATTTGATATTTCTTATCGTTTAGTAAATCTTTGTACAGGTGATTTATCTTTTGCTTCTAAAAAAACAATAGATTTTGAAATTTGATTTCCTGGACAAAAAAGATATCGTGAAATTTCTTCGCTTTCAATAATCGGAGATTTTCAAGCTAGAAGAATGAATGCTAGATTTATTGATGATAAAACTAAAGAAAAAGAGTACCTTTATACTTATAATGGTTCCGCACTTGCAATTGATCGCCTATTTGCAGCAATTGTTGAAAATTACTATCAAAAAGATCAATCAATCCTTATTCCAAAAGTGTTACAAAAATACCTTCCATTTAATAAATTTTAA
- the gyrA gene encoding DNA gyrase subunit A yields MENENNLEKNYQEDIKEISIVKEMESSFIDYAMSVIVSRAIPDARDGLKPVHRRILYAMYGLDMNYSKSFKKSARAVGEVIAKYHPHGDSAVYDSLVRMAQTFSLRYPLVKGQGNFGSIDGDSAAAMRYTEAKLAKISNLMLEDINKQTVDFQENYDGSETEPTVLPSKIPNLLLNGSTGIAVGMATSIPPHNINEILNGAILLLNDKEIEIHNLLDIISGPDFPTGGIIVNKNDLLNVYQTGRGRIVIRSKVEINEAKDEAIVTEIPYMINKSLLIERIAELVKNGQISSISDLRDESNREGIRIVIKFKKYADVKVEVNKLYKLTQLQSSFAVNLLALKNSRPKLFNLKELLEIYIDHQLEVLLKKAKFLLKKALDRLEILEALKKALSNIDNVIKKIKASKTTDIAINNLINLLKINNNQAKAILEMRLQRLTGLEISNLNQEFTRINLEIKNLEEIISSKDRQKQELIKLFNEIKEKYGDKRLTKISLEDYTTITDENLIEQKDIIITLSNKGYIKRLEVDEYNLQKRGGIGSRGAKTSDNDFISTIIFANTHLDLLFFTSFGKVYRLKGYEVRKYSKNAKGIPIVNIIKNIDDHNGERVEDIVAIKDYQKYDFIFFTKNGLIKKTSADEFTRININGKKALKLTEKDRLIGVTKIPKNEIIDIIIGNQAGKAVRFKSNQIRTMGRVTQGVKGIDSSGGNVVGFATSNNGNLILSISERGFSKLTNLNEYRLTKRAAKGVKTLNIEKAGRLIGLKTVLGNEDLMIIKDDGTIIRTNVSNISQSGRNTKGVTTIKLREENKITGITIVRDIEDNILEENKAVKVQN; encoded by the coding sequence ATGGAAAATGAAAATAATTTAGAAAAAAATTATCAAGAAGATATAAAAGAAATATCAATTGTAAAAGAAATGGAATCTTCTTTTATTGATTATGCGATGTCTGTAATTGTATCTCGTGCAATTCCTGATGCTCGCGATGGTTTAAAACCAGTTCATCGTCGAATTCTCTATGCAATGTATGGTCTTGATATGAATTATAGTAAGTCATTTAAGAAATCAGCACGTGCTGTAGGAGAAGTTATTGCTAAATATCATCCTCATGGAGATTCTGCTGTGTATGATTCACTTGTTAGAATGGCACAAACATTTTCACTTCGTTATCCTTTAGTAAAAGGACAGGGTAATTTTGGTTCTATTGATGGTGATTCAGCAGCAGCAATGCGATATACAGAAGCTAAACTTGCTAAGATTTCAAATTTAATGCTTGAAGATATTAATAAACAAACAGTTGATTTTCAAGAAAATTATGATGGATCAGAAACAGAACCAACTGTATTACCTAGTAAAATTCCTAATTTATTATTAAATGGATCAACAGGAATTGCTGTTGGGATGGCAACATCAATTCCTCCTCATAATATTAATGAAATTTTAAATGGAGCAATTTTATTATTAAATGATAAAGAAATTGAAATTCATAATTTACTTGATATAATAAGTGGTCCTGATTTTCCAACTGGGGGAATAATCGTAAATAAAAATGATTTATTAAATGTTTATCAAACTGGAAGAGGAAGAATTGTAATTAGATCAAAAGTTGAAATAAATGAAGCAAAAGATGAAGCAATAGTTACAGAAATTCCTTATATGATTAATAAATCATTACTTATTGAAAGAATTGCGGAACTTGTTAAAAATGGTCAAATTAGTTCAATTAGTGATTTAAGAGATGAATCAAATCGCGAAGGAATAAGGATTGTTATTAAATTTAAAAAATATGCTGATGTAAAAGTTGAAGTAAATAAACTTTATAAATTAACTCAACTACAATCTTCTTTTGCTGTTAATCTTTTAGCCTTAAAAAATAGTAGACCAAAACTATTTAATCTAAAAGAATTATTGGAAATTTATATTGATCATCAATTAGAAGTCTTATTAAAAAAAGCTAAATTTTTATTAAAAAAAGCATTAGATCGTTTAGAAATTTTAGAAGCATTAAAAAAAGCTTTAAGTAATATTGATAATGTAATTAAAAAAATTAAAGCTTCAAAAACAACTGATATTGCAATAAATAATTTAATAAATTTATTAAAAATAAATAATAATCAAGCAAAAGCAATTTTGGAGATGCGTTTGCAAAGATTAACGGGACTTGAAATTTCTAATTTAAATCAAGAGTTTACAAGAATTAATTTAGAAATAAAAAATTTAGAAGAAATAATTTCTTCTAAAGATAGACAAAAACAAGAATTAATTAAATTATTTAATGAGATTAAAGAAAAATATGGTGATAAAAGATTAACAAAAATTTCACTGGAAGATTATACAACAATTACAGATGAAAATTTGATTGAGCAGAAAGATATTATTATTACTCTTTCTAATAAAGGTTATATTAAAAGATTAGAAGTAGATGAATATAATTTACAAAAAAGAGGAGGAATAGGTTCTAGAGGAGCAAAAACAAGTGATAATGATTTTATTTCTACAATTATTTTTGCAAATACTCATTTAGATTTATTATTTTTTACTTCTTTTGGTAAAGTATATCGTTTAAAAGGTTACGAAGTAAGAAAATATAGCAAAAATGCAAAAGGAATTCCAATTGTCAATATTATTAAAAATATCGATGATCATAATGGAGAAAGAGTAGAAGATATTGTTGCAATAAAAGATTATCAAAAATATGATTTTATTTTCTTTACAAAAAATGGATTAATTAAAAAAACATCAGCAGATGAATTTACAAGAATAAATATAAACGGAAAAAAAGCTTTAAAATTAACTGAAAAAGATCGTTTAATCGGAGTTACTAAAATTCCTAAAAATGAAATTATTGATATTATAATTGGAAATCAAGCAGGAAAAGCTGTAAGATTTAAATCTAATCAAATTCGAACAATGGGAAGAGTAACACAAGGAGTAAAAGGAATTGATTCTTCTGGTGGTAATGTTGTTGGTTTTGCAACATCAAATAATGGAAATCTTATTCTTTCAATTTCTGAACGAGGATTTTCAAAATTAACAAATTTAAATGAATACAGATTAACAAAAAGAGCAGCAAAAGGTGTAAAAACTTTAAATATTGAAAAAGCTGGACGTTTAATTGGTTTAAAAACAGTACTTGGAAATGAAGATTTAATGATTATTAAAGATGATGGAACAATAATTCGTACCAATGTTTCTAATATTTCACAATCTGGAAGAAATACTAAAGGAGTAACTACAATAAAATTAAGAGAGGAAAATAAAATTACAGGAATTACAATTGTAAGAGATATTGAAGATAATATTTTAGAAGAAAATAAAGCAGTAAAGGTTCAAAATTAA
- the gyrB gene encoding DNA topoisomerase (ATP-hydrolyzing) subunit B, with translation MKNENETTKEIENNYNQDSIQVLEELEAVRKRPGMYIGNIDDKGLHHLVWEIIDNSIDEVLANYATKIEVILNPDESITITDDGRGIPVEVHPKTNISTLETVFTKLHAGGKFGGEKSGYKVSGGLHGVGASVVNALSDFLEVVSFRNKHAYSVEFKEGGTKSSGLKDLGLTDHKGTKVTFKPDFSLFNEGVDSFNFEIINKKLKENAYLNKNLLIEFTDNRDQDPKKIKYQFKNGLIDFVSYLNKGYDLITKEVVSSCGKKDDIIIDVALQYTTAYQPKILSFVNNISTIEGGTHVQGFFDAIIRIINKYVKEQLPKKEQEIFVRDDVKEGLTAVISVKHPDPMYEGQTKGKFANIEVRKIVNNIISEQFENYLLENPTQAQLIIAKIKQASKSRVAAQKAKELTRRKDNLFSSTLPGKLADCSSKNNQITELFIVEGDSAGGSAKMGRNREIQAILPLRGKVINAEKSRIDKLFNNNEINSLIIAIGTGINEDFNIEKIRYGKIIIMTDADVDGSHIRTLLLTFFFRYFKELIEHRHLYIAQPPLYKITKGKSSKYIYTDQEKEKFLEKLEKNSKISIQRYKGLGEMNDLQLWETTMDPSNRKLLLVTIEDAQDADRVFSELMGDIVLPRKKFIEKNALYAKLDY, from the coding sequence ATGAAAAATGAAAATGAAACAACAAAGGAAATTGAAAATAACTATAATCAAGATTCAATTCAAGTTTTAGAAGAACTTGAAGCAGTTCGTAAACGCCCAGGAATGTATATTGGAAATATTGATGATAAAGGACTTCATCATTTAGTATGAGAGATTATTGATAACTCAATTGATGAAGTTTTAGCAAATTATGCAACTAAAATTGAAGTTATTTTAAATCCTGATGAATCAATTACAATTACTGATGATGGAAGAGGAATTCCTGTTGAAGTTCATCCTAAAACAAATATTTCAACTTTAGAAACAGTGTTTACAAAATTGCATGCAGGTGGAAAATTTGGTGGAGAAAAATCTGGTTATAAAGTTTCTGGAGGATTACATGGAGTAGGGGCTTCAGTAGTAAATGCTCTTTCAGATTTTTTGGAAGTTGTTTCTTTTCGAAATAAGCATGCTTATAGTGTTGAATTTAAAGAAGGAGGAACAAAATCTAGTGGATTAAAAGATTTAGGTTTAACTGATCATAAAGGAACAAAAGTTACATTTAAACCTGATTTTTCGCTTTTTAATGAAGGTGTTGATAGTTTTAACTTTGAAATAATTAATAAAAAATTAAAAGAAAATGCTTATTTAAATAAGAATTTATTAATTGAATTTACTGATAATAGAGATCAAGATCCAAAAAAAATTAAATATCAATTTAAAAATGGATTAATAGATTTTGTAAGTTATTTAAATAAAGGCTACGATTTAATTACAAAAGAAGTTGTTTCTTCTTGTGGAAAAAAAGATGACATTATAATTGATGTTGCATTGCAATATACAACAGCTTATCAACCAAAAATTCTTTCCTTTGTAAATAATATTTCAACAATTGAAGGTGGAACACATGTTCAAGGTTTTTTTGATGCTATTATAAGAATTATTAATAAATATGTAAAAGAACAATTACCTAAAAAGGAACAAGAAATTTTTGTTCGTGATGATGTAAAAGAAGGACTTACTGCTGTTATTTCTGTTAAACATCCTGATCCAATGTATGAAGGGCAAACTAAAGGTAAATTTGCTAATATTGAAGTAAGAAAAATTGTAAATAATATTATTTCAGAACAATTTGAAAATTATTTATTAGAAAATCCTACACAAGCTCAACTTATTATCGCCAAAATAAAACAGGCTTCAAAATCAAGAGTTGCTGCACAAAAAGCAAAAGAATTAACTAGACGAAAAGATAATTTATTTTCAAGTACACTTCCTGGAAAATTAGCGGATTGTTCTTCAAAAAATAATCAAATTACGGAACTTTTTATTGTAGAAGGAGATTCTGCGGGAGGAAGTGCTAAAATGGGGAGAAATCGTGAAATTCAGGCGATTTTACCATTAAGAGGAAAAGTAATAAATGCAGAAAAATCAAGAATTGATAAATTATTTAATAATAATGAAATAAATTCTTTAATTATTGCAATTGGTACAGGAATTAATGAAGATTTTAATATTGAAAAAATTAGATATGGAAAAATTATTATAATGACAGATGCTGATGTTGATGGATCTCATATTAGAACATTACTTCTTACTTTTTTCTTTCGATATTTTAAAGAATTAATAGAACATAGACATCTTTATATAGCTCAACCACCACTTTATAAAATAACAAAAGGAAAATCTTCAAAATATATTTATACTGATCAAGAAAAAGAAAAATTTTTAGAAAAATTAGAAAAAAATAGCAAAATTTCTATTCAAAGATATAAAGGATTAGGAGAAATGAATGATTTACAATTATGAGAAACAACAATGGATCCTTCTAATCGTAAATTACTGCTTGTTACTATTGAAGATGCCCAAGATGCAGATCGTGTTTTTTCTGAACTTATGGGTGATATTGTATTACCAAGAAAGAAATTTATTGAAAAAAATGCTTTATATGCAAAACTTGATTATTAA
- a CDS encoding AAA family ATPase, translated as MIKEINLQNFRNHEEKNIYFKKKINVFLGENGSGKTSILEAFFYALENSSFRTKKFQDLIRKEQNIAKINLKLTDFNKLWKEFDIELSSIKKKSLLNGIENVGLNKKIVSIPIFINNKLINNFKYQKTTRQSLFNMLIKLDHKIYEKLLMDFDKLLISLQDINNNSIVINRSLKSEIVNSLSDLETEIINIRTKKISNLNSFYKKNTKKYLKKELNVVYKKAITKDDNILENLLLKPPITITKDDYLITYNKDIYLKVASDGQMKMAILLLAISFIEYLRKQYDLEFILLLDDIFSELDKKNSNLLLEILIDKNLNSFITSPKAKLEDKLKQKVQLIEI; from the coding sequence ATGATTAAAGAAATTAATTTACAAAATTTTCGCAATCATGAGGAAAAAAACATTTATTTTAAAAAAAAAATAAATGTTTTTTTAGGAGAGAATGGCAGCGGAAAAACAAGTATTTTGGAGGCATTTTTTTATGCTTTAGAAAATTCTTCTTTTCGTACTAAAAAATTCCAAGATCTCATTAGAAAAGAGCAAAATATTGCAAAAATTAACTTAAAATTAACTGATTTTAATAAGCTTTGAAAAGAATTTGATATTGAACTTTCTTCAATTAAAAAGAAATCATTACTTAATGGAATAGAAAATGTTGGTTTAAATAAAAAAATAGTTTCAATTCCCATTTTTATAAATAATAAATTAATAAATAATTTTAAATATCAAAAAACAACAAGACAAAGTTTATTTAATATGCTTATAAAATTAGATCATAAGATTTATGAAAAATTATTAATGGATTTTGATAAATTATTAATTTCTTTACAAGATATTAATAATAATTCTATTGTAATTAATAGATCGTTAAAATCAGAGATTGTAAATTCGCTTAGTGATCTTGAAACAGAAATAATAAATATTAGAACAAAAAAAATTTCTAATTTAAATTCTTTTTATAAAAAGAACACAAAAAAATATCTTAAAAAAGAGTTAAATGTTGTTTATAAAAAAGCAATTACAAAAGATGATAACATTTTAGAAAATTTACTTTTAAAACCACCAATTACAATTACAAAAGATGATTATCTTATTACATATAATAAAGATATTTATCTAAAAGTTGCATCAGATGGACAAATGAAAATGGCAATTTTATTACTTGCTATTTCATTTATTGAATATTTAAGAAAACAATATGATTTAGAATTTATTTTACTATTGGATGATATATTTTCAGAATTAGATAAAAAAAATTCAAATTTACTTTTAGAGATATTAATTGATAAAAATTTAAATTCTTTTATTACATCACCAAAAGCAAAATTAGAAGATAAATTAAAACAAAAAGTTCAACTTATTGAAATTTAG